From Kineosporia corallincola, one genomic window encodes:
- a CDS encoding amino acid ABC transporter permease — protein sequence MDDSTVELIRDSLGPLLSGMVKGTVPLTAVSFVLGLVVALVVALMRLSPLWPVSAIARFYVSVIRGTPLLVQLFIIFYGLPSLGATIDPWPSACLAFTLNVGGYASEIIRAAIVSVPRGQWEAAQTVGMNHPTALRRIILPQATRVAVPPLSNTLISLVKDTSLASSILVTETFRKAQELAAPTYEFFTLYMVAAAYYWVVCLVLSFAQTRFESRLDRYVAS from the coding sequence GTGGACGATTCGACCGTCGAGCTGATCCGCGACTCGCTCGGTCCGCTGCTGAGCGGGATGGTGAAGGGCACCGTCCCGCTCACCGCGGTGAGCTTCGTGCTGGGCCTGGTGGTGGCCCTGGTGGTGGCGCTGATGCGACTGTCACCGTTGTGGCCGGTCTCCGCGATCGCCCGGTTCTACGTCTCGGTGATCCGTGGAACGCCGCTTCTGGTGCAGCTTTTCATCATCTTCTACGGCCTGCCCTCGCTCGGCGCGACGATCGACCCGTGGCCCAGCGCCTGCCTGGCGTTCACCCTGAACGTGGGCGGTTACGCCTCCGAGATCATCCGTGCGGCCATCGTCTCGGTGCCGCGTGGGCAGTGGGAGGCGGCGCAGACCGTCGGCATGAACCACCCGACCGCCCTGCGGCGCATCATCCTGCCGCAGGCCACCCGGGTGGCCGTGCCGCCACTGTCGAACACGCTGATCTCGCTGGTGAAGGACACCTCGCTGGCCTCCAGCATCCTGGTCACCGAAACCTTCCGCAAGGCACAGGAACTCGCGGCGCCCACCTACGAGTTCTTCACCCTCTACATGGTGGCGGCGGCGTACTACTGGGTGGTCTGCCTGGTTCTGTCGTTCGCCCAGACCCGGTTCGAGTCGCGACTGGACAGGTACGTGGCCTCATGA
- a CDS encoding amino acid ABC transporter ATP-binding protein has translation MSTLLEVRGLNKSFGSNHVLRGIDLAVPAGSVTVLIGPSGSGKTTVLRSLNALETPDSGVVRIGDVSVDFGAKPDRRSVTRLRAQSGMVFQSHHLFPHLSVLRNITEGPTVVQKRPAAEVRTEALALLERVGLADKAEQYPYQLSGGQQQRVGIARALAIRPRLMLFDEPTSALDPELVGEVLSVMKDLASEGWTMVVVTHEMRFARQVADQVLFMDGGVIVESGPPARVLDHPEQERTQRFLHRINDPI, from the coding sequence ATGAGCACCTTGCTGGAAGTCCGTGGCCTGAACAAGTCCTTCGGGTCGAACCACGTGCTGCGCGGCATCGACCTCGCCGTGCCCGCCGGCTCGGTCACGGTGCTGATCGGCCCGTCCGGCTCGGGCAAGACCACCGTGCTGCGCTCGCTGAACGCGCTGGAGACGCCGGACTCCGGGGTGGTGCGGATCGGTGACGTCTCGGTGGACTTCGGGGCGAAGCCGGACCGCCGCTCGGTCACCCGGCTGCGCGCCCAGAGCGGCATGGTGTTCCAGAGCCACCACCTGTTCCCGCACCTCAGTGTGCTGCGGAACATCACCGAGGGCCCGACGGTGGTGCAGAAGCGGCCCGCCGCCGAGGTCCGCACCGAGGCCCTGGCCCTGCTCGAACGCGTCGGCCTGGCCGACAAGGCCGAGCAGTACCCGTACCAGCTGTCGGGTGGTCAGCAGCAGCGCGTCGGCATCGCCCGGGCGCTGGCGATCAGACCGAGGCTGATGCTGTTCGACGAGCCCACCTCCGCCCTTGACCCGGAACTGGTGGGCGAGGTGCTGTCGGTGATGAAGGACCTGGCCTCCGAGGGCTGGACGATGGTCGTGGTCACCCACGAGATGCGGTTCGCCCGGCAGGTGGCCGACCAGGTGCTGTTCATGGACGGCGGGGTGATCGTCGAGAGCGGTCCGCCGGCCCGGGTGCTCGACCACCCGGAACAGGAACGCACGCAACGGTTCCTGCACCGGATCAACGACCCGATCTGA
- a CDS encoding SDR family oxidoreductase has protein sequence MSRTWFITGASRGFGHEWAAAALERGDRVAATARDLTSLDDLVAKYGDRLLPIRLDVTDREAGFAAVRRAHDHFGGLDVVVNNAGYGQFGMIEEISEAEARAQFETNVFGALWVTQAAVPLLRESGGGHILQVSSIGGISAFPNIGIYNASKWALEGFSQALAQEVADFGIKVTLIEPGGFSTDWGGSSAKHADQLPAYDEFRVKAAEGRRARVAEPGDPGASAAVVLKIVDDENPPLRVFFGKAPIGIATKDYESRLAQWQEYRSWAEEAQG, from the coding sequence ATGAGCAGGACGTGGTTCATCACCGGCGCCTCGCGCGGTTTCGGGCACGAGTGGGCGGCCGCCGCCCTGGAGCGCGGCGACCGGGTCGCCGCCACCGCGCGCGACCTGACCAGCCTGGACGACCTGGTCGCGAAGTACGGCGACCGGCTGCTGCCGATCCGGCTCGACGTGACCGACCGGGAGGCCGGGTTCGCGGCCGTCCGCCGGGCCCACGACCACTTCGGTGGTCTCGACGTGGTCGTGAACAACGCCGGGTACGGCCAGTTCGGCATGATCGAGGAGATCTCCGAGGCCGAGGCCCGGGCCCAGTTCGAGACCAACGTGTTCGGCGCGCTCTGGGTGACCCAGGCGGCGGTGCCCCTGCTGCGCGAGTCCGGCGGCGGTCACATCCTCCAGGTCTCCTCGATCGGCGGTATCTCCGCCTTCCCGAACATCGGCATCTACAACGCCTCCAAGTGGGCCCTCGAGGGGTTCAGCCAGGCCCTGGCCCAGGAGGTCGCGGACTTCGGCATCAAGGTCACCCTGATCGAGCCCGGCGGGTTCTCGACCGACTGGGGCGGCAGTTCGGCGAAGCACGCCGACCAGCTGCCCGCCTACGACGAGTTCCGGGTCAAGGCGGCCGAGGGCCGCAGGGCGCGGGTGGCCGAACCGGGTGACCCGGGTGCCTCGGCCGCCGTCGTGCTCAAAATTGTGGACGACGAAAACCCGCCTCTGCGCGTGTTCTTCGGCAAGGCGCCGATCGGCATCGCGACGAAGGACTACGAGTCGCGACTGGCGCAGTGGCAGGAGTACCGGTCCTGGGCGGAGGAGGCGCAGGGGTAG
- a CDS encoding phosphatase PAP2 family protein codes for MPASLTMNRRTLLRATLASSAGLAAGPTLLSRTASAAPLTAAATQSVMQAFVDSYTTNVTANTTAETNAAVNVLTGMTRLWRTGDAWNTGTVLSPSVLRANMRHMAQISRTRTTAQVARAFIADRQHQSYAAIAGMGPLAALYREGALAVTGITEAPTGTPATKLDDAVPAGAATGSALGAGSATSELGQVVTLVNTLRGNYSSGNPSKAAYQYPRPWRMTADSEVVDTGTTDEFGYPVYDSAVTVIPQLLRQRGATPAEDGGFPSGHTNAFYLASLAYAYAVPERFQELFTSAMDLADTRVVSGMHSPVDVIGGRILATALAAAVLGDPANASLKSAALKQANAYFSAKVGEDLIGYAHGADTTTDAYADRAANRRLVEQKLTYGLPAKKSSAAMVVPKGAEVLLETRQPYLSAAQRREVLRTTALEAGHPLLDGPENWGRLNLFAAADGYGSFARDVEVTMDASLGGFSANDVWRNDIGGRGGLTKSGTGALTLSGDNSYRGGTELVAGTLTVASATALGRGDVRVNAGTLAVTRSARIEGEYRQLGGMLKSSGALRITVDGKVVLRGGAGLQVTGAAGDVVVIRGSRVQGTFGTVTVPSGLRADVDYSRTAVTVRLRRR; via the coding sequence ATGCCCGCGTCCCTCACCATGAACCGCCGCACGCTGCTGCGTGCCACGCTCGCGTCCTCGGCCGGCCTCGCCGCCGGGCCGACGCTGCTCTCCCGCACCGCCTCGGCCGCGCCGCTCACCGCGGCGGCCACGCAGTCGGTGATGCAGGCGTTCGTCGACTCCTACACGACCAACGTCACCGCGAACACCACCGCCGAGACCAACGCCGCCGTCAACGTCCTCACCGGCATGACGCGGTTGTGGCGAACCGGGGACGCCTGGAACACCGGCACGGTGCTGTCACCCTCGGTGCTGCGCGCCAACATGAGGCACATGGCGCAGATCAGCCGGACCCGCACCACCGCCCAGGTGGCGCGGGCCTTCATCGCCGACCGTCAGCACCAGAGCTACGCCGCCATCGCCGGGATGGGCCCGCTCGCCGCCCTCTACCGGGAGGGTGCGCTGGCCGTCACCGGGATCACCGAGGCGCCCACCGGAACCCCCGCGACCAAACTGGATGACGCCGTCCCGGCCGGCGCGGCCACCGGCTCCGCCCTCGGCGCCGGCTCGGCGACCTCCGAGCTGGGCCAGGTCGTGACCCTGGTGAACACGCTGCGCGGCAACTACTCCTCCGGCAACCCGTCCAAGGCCGCCTACCAGTACCCGCGCCCCTGGCGGATGACCGCCGACAGCGAAGTGGTCGACACCGGCACCACCGACGAATTCGGTTACCCCGTGTACGATTCTGCGGTCACCGTGATCCCGCAGCTGCTGCGCCAGCGGGGCGCCACCCCGGCCGAGGACGGCGGTTTCCCCAGCGGCCACACCAACGCCTTCTACCTGGCCTCGCTGGCCTACGCCTACGCGGTGCCGGAGCGGTTCCAGGAGCTGTTCACCTCCGCCATGGACCTCGCGGACACCCGCGTCGTGTCGGGCATGCACTCGCCGGTCGACGTGATCGGCGGCCGGATCCTGGCCACCGCCCTGGCCGCTGCCGTTCTCGGCGACCCGGCCAACGCGTCCCTCAAGTCCGCGGCGCTGAAGCAGGCCAACGCCTACTTCAGTGCCAAGGTGGGCGAGGACCTGATCGGCTACGCGCACGGCGCCGACACAACGACGGACGCCTACGCCGACCGGGCCGCGAACCGCCGCCTGGTCGAGCAGAAGCTGACCTACGGCCTGCCGGCGAAGAAGTCGTCCGCGGCCATGGTGGTGCCGAAGGGCGCGGAGGTGCTGCTGGAGACGCGCCAGCCGTACCTGAGCGCTGCCCAGCGCCGCGAGGTGCTGCGCACCACGGCGCTGGAGGCCGGGCACCCGCTGCTCGACGGCCCCGAGAACTGGGGACGTCTGAACCTTTTCGCGGCGGCGGACGGTTACGGCTCGTTCGCCCGGGACGTCGAGGTGACGATGGACGCGTCCCTGGGCGGGTTCTCGGCGAACGACGTATGGCGCAACGACATCGGCGGACGCGGCGGTCTGACCAAGTCGGGCACCGGCGCGCTGACGCTGAGCGGCGACAACTCCTACCGCGGCGGCACCGAGCTGGTGGCGGGCACGCTCACGGTGGCGAGCGCCACGGCGCTCGGTCGCGGTGACGTGCGGGTCAACGCCGGAACGCTCGCCGTCACCCGGTCCGCGCGGATCGAGGGCGAGTACCGGCAGCTCGGCGGCATGCTGAAAAGCTCCGGGGCGCTGCGGATCACGGTCGACGGCAAGGTCGTGCTGCGGGGCGGCGCCGGTCTCCAGGTGACGGGCGCGGCGGGTGACGTCGTGGTGATCCGGGGGAGCCGGGTGCAGGGCACCTTCGGCACGGTGACGGTGCCGAGCGGGCTGCGGGCGGACGTGGACTACTCGCGGACCGCGGTGACGGTGCGGCTGCGCCGGCGCTGA
- a CDS encoding alkene reductase: MSATTSSDATVSALFEPVTFGRIELANRIVMAPLTRMRAGEAGIPGELIAEHYRQRAGVGMITTEGTYPSADSQSYVGQPGITTDEQAEGWRRVAEGVHAAGGRIVMQLMHGGRTSHPDLNGGRRVVGPSAVAIDGEVHTSKGKQAYVVPGEMTTDEIAASVADHVAAARRAVDAGLDGVEIHSANGYLLHQFLAPGSNRRTDAYGGSPAARARFVVEVVTAVAAEVGADRVGLRISPEHNIQDAFEPDHDDVLATYGTLLDQVRPLGLAYLSVLHHEPAGELVAELQRRFGGRLVVNSGFSTVTSVAEAAQILQAPFVDAVAVGRAVIANPDLVVRWKHGHPQNELRAELLYAPGPEGYTDYPVHA, from the coding sequence ATGTCTGCCACCACCTCCTCGGACGCCACGGTGTCCGCCCTGTTCGAGCCGGTCACCTTCGGCCGGATCGAGCTGGCCAACCGCATCGTCATGGCCCCGCTCACCCGGATGCGCGCGGGGGAGGCCGGCATTCCCGGCGAGCTGATCGCCGAGCACTACCGGCAGCGGGCCGGCGTCGGCATGATCACCACCGAGGGCACCTACCCGAGCGCGGACTCGCAGTCGTACGTCGGCCAGCCGGGCATCACCACCGACGAGCAGGCCGAGGGCTGGCGCCGGGTCGCCGAGGGGGTGCACGCCGCGGGCGGCCGCATCGTCATGCAGCTCATGCACGGCGGTCGCACCAGCCATCCGGACCTCAACGGTGGACGACGCGTGGTGGGCCCGAGCGCCGTCGCCATCGACGGTGAGGTGCACACCTCGAAGGGCAAGCAGGCCTACGTCGTGCCCGGGGAGATGACCACCGATGAGATCGCCGCCTCGGTGGCCGATCACGTCGCGGCCGCCCGCCGGGCCGTCGACGCCGGGCTGGACGGCGTGGAGATCCACTCCGCCAACGGCTATCTGCTGCACCAGTTCCTGGCCCCCGGCTCCAACCGGCGCACCGACGCCTACGGCGGATCCCCGGCTGCCCGGGCCCGTTTCGTGGTCGAGGTGGTCACCGCGGTGGCGGCCGAGGTCGGCGCCGACCGGGTGGGTCTGCGGATCTCGCCGGAGCACAACATCCAGGACGCCTTCGAGCCCGATCACGACGACGTGCTGGCCACCTACGGCACCCTTCTCGACCAGGTCCGCCCCCTCGGCCTGGCCTACCTCTCCGTGCTGCACCACGAGCCGGCCGGTGAGCTGGTGGCCGAGCTCCAGCGCCGGTTCGGCGGCAGGCTCGTGGTCAACAGCGGGTTCTCCACCGTGACCTCGGTGGCCGAGGCCGCCCAGATCCTTCAGGCCCCGTTCGTCGACGCCGTGGCCGTGGGCCGGGCCGTCATCGCCAACCCCGACCTGGTGGTCCGCTGGAAGCACGGGCACCCGCAGAACGAGTTGCGCGCCGAGCTGCTCTACGCCCCGGGCCCGGAGGGATACACCGACTACCCGGTCCACGCCTGA
- a CDS encoding ArsR/SmtB family transcription factor: MASRTASELTHPDTEDIELLKVLSALSDPVRAGIVAQLVDRPGMNCGGFFPHLTASVLTRHFRVLREAGVIRQEDAGVRRENTLRKDDLDRRFPGLLDLVVREACDGRLPRVP; the protein is encoded by the coding sequence ATGGCCAGTCGCACCGCCTCCGAGCTCACCCATCCGGACACCGAGGACATCGAGCTGCTGAAGGTGCTGAGCGCCCTGTCCGATCCGGTCCGGGCCGGCATCGTCGCCCAGCTGGTCGACCGGCCGGGCATGAACTGCGGCGGGTTCTTCCCGCACCTCACCGCGTCCGTGCTCACCCGGCACTTCCGGGTGCTGCGCGAGGCGGGCGTCATCCGGCAGGAAGACGCCGGGGTGCGGCGCGAGAACACCCTGCGCAAGGACGACCTGGACCGGCGCTTCCCGGGTCTGCTCGACCTGGTCGTGCGGGAGGCCTGCGACGGGCGGCTCCCCCGGGTTCCGTAA
- a CDS encoding glycogen/starch/alpha-glucan phosphorylase, translated as MPTHERALEAVRAPAADVDGFVREFLRELNFGQGVSLARATVNDQYLALARTVRHYLMARWLEAIAHQRREPVKAVGYLSAEYLLGRQLDNALLAADLEGVVTDGLAQCGLSLDTLREQEEEPGLGNGGLGRLAACFIDSLATLSVPCIGYGIRYEYGIFRQTFVDGRQVEQPDTWLALGSPWEFPHPESSQPVNFAGHTETFVDDDGSERTRWVPEWGVIGVPYNYMVPGYRNGRVNTLRLWSAQATKAFDLSIFNGGDYVDAVRAQTFAENISKVLYPEDSTPQGKELRLQQQYFFVACSLADFMFEVLDKDFDLTRLPERIVFQLNDTHPVIAVPEMMRLLVDVKKLPWDQAWEITRQCFNYTCHTLLPEALEVWPVDLLRRLLPRHYEIIDRINAEFLADVRARFPGDEMMVRRMSIISDYPERGVRMAHLATVASGRVNGVAELHSQLLRDKVLPDFSRIWPEKFTNVTNGVTPRRFLRHANPSLSGLITEAIGDGWVTDLDKLQELEPLAGDASFRARFREVKRANKSRLVNLLRERDGYELPVEPMLDVMVKRLHEYKRQSLKLLHIVTLYDRIASGRVAASQIQPRTFVFGAKAAPGYWMAKETIHLINAVASTVNSDPALEGVLHVAFPANYNVTLAETLIPAADLSEQISLAGKEASGTGNMKFALNGALTIGTDDGANVEIRRLVGEDNFFLFGLLEPEVADLSAQGYVPSSFYESDDELKRALDLIAAGAFSGGNPDTFAPVVSNLLHEDRFMALADYRAYLDAQARVDAAYADQDAWSRSAILNVARCGFFSSDRSMRDYIDRIWHTDPVS; from the coding sequence GTGCCCACGCACGAGCGGGCGCTGGAGGCGGTGCGGGCACCCGCTGCCGACGTCGACGGCTTCGTGCGGGAGTTCCTGCGCGAGCTGAACTTCGGGCAGGGCGTGTCGCTGGCCCGCGCCACCGTCAACGACCAGTATCTCGCGCTGGCCCGCACGGTGCGTCACTACCTGATGGCCCGGTGGCTGGAGGCCATCGCCCACCAGCGCAGGGAGCCGGTCAAGGCCGTCGGCTACCTGTCCGCGGAGTACCTGCTGGGCCGTCAGCTCGACAACGCGCTGCTGGCCGCCGACCTGGAGGGCGTCGTCACCGACGGGCTGGCCCAGTGCGGGCTGAGCCTGGACACGCTGCGCGAGCAGGAGGAGGAACCCGGGCTGGGCAACGGCGGTCTGGGCCGGCTCGCCGCCTGCTTCATCGACTCCCTGGCCACGCTGAGCGTGCCGTGCATCGGGTACGGCATCCGCTACGAGTACGGCATCTTCCGGCAGACCTTCGTGGACGGCCGTCAGGTCGAGCAGCCGGACACCTGGCTGGCGCTGGGCAGCCCGTGGGAGTTCCCGCACCCCGAGTCGTCCCAGCCGGTCAACTTCGCCGGGCACACCGAAACCTTCGTGGACGACGACGGTTCCGAGCGCACCCGCTGGGTGCCGGAATGGGGTGTGATCGGCGTCCCCTACAACTACATGGTGCCCGGCTACCGCAACGGCCGGGTGAACACGCTGCGGCTGTGGAGCGCCCAGGCCACCAAGGCCTTCGACCTGTCCATCTTCAACGGCGGCGACTACGTGGACGCGGTGCGCGCGCAGACCTTCGCCGAGAACATCTCCAAGGTGCTCTACCCGGAGGACTCCACCCCGCAGGGCAAGGAGCTCCGGCTCCAGCAGCAGTACTTCTTCGTGGCCTGCTCTCTGGCCGACTTCATGTTCGAGGTGCTGGACAAGGACTTCGACCTGACCCGGCTGCCCGAGCGGATCGTGTTCCAGCTCAACGACACCCACCCGGTGATCGCCGTGCCGGAGATGATGCGCCTGCTGGTCGACGTGAAGAAGCTGCCCTGGGACCAGGCCTGGGAGATCACCCGGCAGTGCTTCAACTACACCTGCCACACCCTGCTGCCCGAGGCGCTGGAGGTGTGGCCGGTCGACCTGCTGCGGCGCCTGCTGCCCCGGCACTACGAGATCATCGACCGGATCAACGCCGAGTTCCTGGCGGACGTGCGGGCACGGTTCCCGGGTGACGAGATGATGGTGCGGCGGATGTCGATCATCTCCGACTACCCCGAACGCGGCGTGCGCATGGCCCATCTCGCGACCGTCGCCTCCGGCCGGGTGAACGGGGTGGCCGAGCTGCACTCGCAGTTGCTGCGTGACAAGGTGCTGCCCGACTTCTCGCGGATCTGGCCGGAGAAGTTCACCAACGTCACCAACGGCGTCACCCCGCGGCGGTTCCTGCGGCACGCGAACCCCTCGCTGTCCGGGTTGATCACCGAGGCGATCGGCGACGGCTGGGTGACCGACCTGGACAAGCTCCAGGAACTGGAGCCGCTGGCCGGTGACGCGTCGTTCCGGGCCCGGTTCCGGGAGGTGAAGCGGGCCAACAAGTCCCGGCTGGTGAACCTGCTGCGGGAGCGGGACGGTTACGAGCTGCCGGTGGAGCCGATGCTCGACGTGATGGTGAAGCGGCTGCACGAGTACAAGCGGCAGTCGCTGAAACTGCTGCACATCGTGACGCTGTACGACCGGATCGCCTCCGGGCGGGTGGCCGCCTCGCAGATCCAGCCGCGCACCTTCGTCTTCGGCGCCAAGGCCGCACCCGGATACTGGATGGCGAAGGAGACCATCCATCTGATCAACGCCGTGGCGTCCACCGTGAACTCCGACCCGGCGCTGGAAGGCGTTCTGCACGTGGCCTTCCCGGCCAACTACAACGTGACGCTCGCCGAGACGCTGATCCCGGCCGCCGACCTGTCCGAGCAGATCTCGCTGGCCGGCAAAGAGGCATCCGGTACCGGGAACATGAAGTTCGCGCTGAACGGCGCCCTGACCATCGGCACGGACGACGGCGCGAACGTCGAGATCCGCCGCCTCGTCGGCGAGGACAACTTCTTCCTGTTCGGCCTGCTGGAACCCGAGGTCGCGGACCTCTCGGCCCAGGGCTACGTGCCGAGCTCGTTCTACGAGAGCGACGACGAACTGAAGCGTGCCCTGGATCTGATTGCCGCGGGCGCGTTCTCGGGCGGCAACCCGGACACCTTCGCACCGGTCGTGTCGAACCTGCTGCACGAGGACCGGTTCATGGCCCTGGCCGACTACCGCGCCTACCTGGACGCCCAGGCCCGGGTGGACGCCGCCTACGCCGACCAGGACGCCTGGAGCCGCTCGGCCATCCTGAATGTGGCCCGCTGCGGGTTCTTCTCGTCGGACCGGTCGATGCGGGACTACATCGACCGGATCTGGCACACCGACCCGGTGAGCTGA
- a CDS encoding TIM-barrel domain-containing protein, which yields MPGQRRSRLLLALGLTAALLLPTAQAQAQAVPKGAVVTDGQARFQVLSPTLIRTEFAGDEKFVDAGTFNVVGRQKFGQTRFTSRRSNGWLTIDTGKLLLRYKTGSGAFGDDNLRISLKAGEQAVEASPWAGSGSRDCAFGELCEAEDLSLDGLGTATNHSGYTGKGFVAGFESTGNALRFTVDAPSSGGYQLALRYANDRGADGQVTERSLSLLVDAGEGRRFTLPPSGSWDTWAVVTVPLELTAGRHELTVLRAAGDSGQVNVDSLAVTPAGATFPAPQPPQPQPCAFGTVCETETGALAGGARSADDHNGFSGEGFVAGLESEKASGTVTVTGVPRAGKYRIQLRYANAQAGSDPVRTRKVSVRANSATASTLELKPTSGWDYWHTVSAPLTLAAGTNTVVIGCPAADSCHVNIDTVALTTAQAPLLAPHAALGGYRRGLDGVNGDTKTSPGLLYQDGWSLLDDTGSALYDTATKKVTQRVSHAGGYQDGYVFGYGQDYPAALSDLSTLTGPTLTLPKWAYGVWYAEYYDRTASEFQSVVKRFEDEKIPLDVLVVDTDFKKPDRWNGWSVDETRFPDPDGFIDWLHERGVRTTWNIHPSILGSDPKFAQAQATARGRLQRTGCNGGADCYTFDWGDPDQLKAYLDLHDDIEQQGVDFWWLDWCCDSSKSTLAGVTPDAWINQQYADRNGFAFSRAYGSLQAGGYSSPTAIPTGPWADKRTTLHFTGDTISTWESLRMEVGYTPGESAATGLAAISHDIGGHTGGLQEPGSEPGSTKLPDDLYARWVQLGTFQPIDRLHSNHSDRLPWQYGEEAQASATKFLKLRNELQSYTYRAARKATRTGTPITRPLYLDHPEQQEAYATAGAEYLYGPDYLVAPVTTAGESATTTVWFPPGSTWKNYFTGRKYRGGTTAEITSGLDTMPVFVRQ from the coding sequence TCGGCCTGACGGCGGCACTGTTGCTACCTACAGCCCAGGCCCAGGCGCAGGCGGTGCCGAAGGGGGCTGTCGTCACCGACGGGCAGGCCCGCTTCCAGGTGCTCTCGCCCACGCTGATCCGCACCGAGTTCGCGGGTGACGAGAAGTTCGTAGACGCGGGAACATTCAACGTGGTGGGCCGGCAGAAGTTCGGGCAGACCCGGTTCACCTCGCGCCGTAGCAACGGCTGGCTGACCATCGACACCGGAAAACTGCTGCTGCGCTACAAGACCGGTTCCGGCGCCTTCGGCGACGACAATCTCCGGATCAGCCTGAAGGCGGGCGAACAGGCCGTGGAGGCCTCGCCCTGGGCCGGATCAGGCTCCAGAGACTGTGCTTTCGGTGAGCTGTGCGAGGCGGAGGACCTCTCGCTGGACGGTCTCGGCACCGCCACCAACCATTCCGGTTACACCGGCAAGGGATTCGTGGCCGGGTTCGAGTCCACGGGCAACGCCCTGCGGTTCACCGTGGACGCTCCGAGCTCCGGCGGCTACCAGCTCGCCCTGCGCTATGCGAACGACCGCGGCGCGGACGGCCAGGTCACCGAGCGCAGCCTGAGTTTACTGGTGGACGCCGGTGAGGGCCGACGATTCACGCTGCCTCCCAGCGGTTCCTGGGACACCTGGGCCGTGGTCACCGTTCCGCTGGAACTGACGGCGGGCCGGCACGAGCTCACCGTTCTGCGCGCCGCCGGCGACTCCGGCCAGGTCAACGTGGACAGCCTGGCGGTCACGCCGGCCGGGGCGACCTTCCCGGCGCCGCAGCCGCCGCAGCCGCAACCCTGCGCCTTCGGCACGGTCTGCGAGACGGAGACCGGCGCACTGGCCGGTGGGGCGAGGAGCGCGGACGACCACAACGGATTCTCCGGCGAGGGTTTCGTCGCCGGGCTGGAGAGCGAGAAGGCCTCGGGCACGGTGACCGTGACCGGCGTCCCCCGGGCCGGGAAGTACCGGATCCAGCTGCGATACGCCAACGCCCAGGCGGGTTCCGATCCCGTGCGTACCCGGAAGGTGAGCGTCCGGGCCAACTCCGCGACAGCGTCCACCCTTGAGCTGAAACCGACCAGCGGCTGGGACTACTGGCACACCGTGTCCGCGCCGCTCACCCTGGCCGCGGGCACGAACACGGTGGTGATCGGCTGCCCGGCAGCCGACAGCTGCCACGTGAACATCGACACCGTCGCCCTGACCACCGCCCAGGCGCCCCTTCTCGCTCCGCACGCGGCGCTGGGCGGTTACCGCCGGGGGCTCGACGGCGTGAACGGCGACACGAAGACCAGCCCGGGACTGCTGTACCAGGACGGCTGGTCGCTGCTCGACGACACCGGATCCGCCCTCTACGACACGGCGACGAAGAAGGTGACGCAGCGGGTCTCGCACGCCGGCGGTTACCAGGACGGGTACGTGTTCGGTTACGGGCAGGACTACCCGGCGGCCCTGAGCGACCTGTCGACGCTGACCGGGCCCACACTGACCCTGCCGAAGTGGGCCTACGGCGTGTGGTACGCGGAGTACTACGACCGGACGGCGTCCGAGTTCCAGTCCGTCGTGAAGCGTTTCGAGGACGAGAAGATCCCGCTGGACGTGCTGGTGGTGGACACCGACTTCAAGAAGCCGGACCGGTGGAACGGCTGGTCGGTCGACGAGACCAGGTTCCCCGACCCGGACGGCTTCATCGACTGGCTGCACGAGCGCGGCGTGCGCACCACCTGGAACATCCACCCGAGCATCCTGGGCAGCGACCCGAAGTTCGCCCAGGCGCAGGCGACCGCGCGGGGCAGGCTCCAGCGCACCGGCTGCAACGGCGGCGCGGACTGTTACACCTTCGACTGGGGCGACCCCGACCAGCTGAAGGCCTATCTCGACCTGCACGACGACATCGAGCAGCAGGGCGTGGACTTCTGGTGGCTCGACTGGTGCTGTGACTCCTCGAAGTCCACGCTGGCCGGGGTGACCCCGGACGCCTGGATCAACCAGCAGTACGCCGACCGCAACGGTTTCGCGTTCAGCCGGGCCTACGGCTCGCTCCAGGCCGGCGGCTACAGCAGCCCGACGGCGATCCCGACCGGGCCGTGGGCCGACAAGCGCACCACCCTGCACTTCACCGGCGACACCATCTCCACCTGGGAATCCCTGCGGATGGAGGTGGGTTACACGCCGGGCGAGTCGGCGGCGACCGGCCTGGCGGCGATCAGCCACGACATCGGCGGCCACACCGGCGGCCTGCAAGAACCGGGCAGTGAGCCGGGCAGCACCAAGCTGCCCGACGACCTGTACGCCCGGTGGGTGCAGCTGGGCACCTTCCAGCCGATCGACCGGCTGCACTCCAACCACAGCGACCGCCTGCCCTGGCAGTACGGCGAGGAGGCGCAGGCATCGGCCACGAAGTTCCTGAAGCTGCGCAACGAGCTCCAGTCGTACACCTACCGGGCCGCGCGGAAGGCGACCCGTACCGGCACCCCGATCACGCGTCCCCTGTATCTGGACCACCCGGAGCAGCAGGAGGCCTACGCCACCGCCGGCGCCGAATACCTCTACGGTCCGGACTATCTCGTGGCCCCGGTGACCACCGCCGGCGAGAGTGCCACCACGACCGTCTGGTTCCCGCCGGGCAGCACCTGGAAAAACTACTTCACCGGCAGGAAGTACCGGGGCGGCACGACCGCCGAGATCACCAGCGGGCTGGACACCATGCCGGTGTTCGTGCGGCAGTAG